In the Helianthus annuus cultivar XRQ/B chromosome 11, HanXRQr2.0-SUNRISE, whole genome shotgun sequence genome, one interval contains:
- the LOC110888807 gene encoding FH protein interacting protein FIP2: MNTDTCYSIIRLNIGGSIFCTTVDTLTQREPQSMLAAMFSGRHTVHKDSDTGYVFVDRDGTHFRHILNWLRDRVAPNLSDLERLELLREAEYYQLLGLVERINMVLNKKKVDEKMDADLTRTDIIKCLQSKTKYFLKLRGVNLSGLDLSNLDLSRVDLSRACLKNTNFSGAILRDANFSEANLEGANLKGDLLSVDLSRACLKNTNFSGAILRNANFRETNLEGANLKGTELGFAYFTGANLQHAILK; the protein is encoded by the exons ATGAATACCGACACATGTTATTCAATTATTCGACTCAATATAG GTGGAAGCATATTTTGCACAACTGTTGATACGCTAACTCAAAGGGAGCCTCAGTCAATGCTTGCTGCCATGTTCAGTGGTCGCCACACTGTTCACAAGGACTCTGATACG ggGTATGTGTTTGTTGACAGGGATGGGACACACTTTCGACATATCTTAAATTGGTTGAGGGACCGTGTGGCTCCCAACTTGTCTGATTTGGAGCGTTTAGAGCTTTTGCGGGAAGCAGAATACTATCAGCTTCTT GGACTTGTGGAAAGGATTAATATGGTGTTGAATAAGAAGAAGGTGGATGAAAAAATGGATGCTGACTTAACACGCACTGATATTATCAAATGTCTGCAATCTAAGACAAAATATTTTCTCAAATTAAGAGGAGTAAATCTCTCTGGGCTTGATCTTTCAAACCTG GACTTGTCGCGTGTTGACTTGAGCCGTGCGTGCCTCAAAAATACTAATTTTTCAGGTGCTATTCTCAGAGATGCGAATTTTAGCGAAGCCAATTTGGAAGGAGCCAATTTAAAG GGTGACTTGTTGAGTGTTGACTTGAGCCGTGCGTGCCTCAAAAATACTAATTTTTCAGGTGCGATTCTCAGAAATGCGAATTTCAGAGAAACCAATTTGGAAGGAGCCAATTTAAAG GGTACCGAGTTGGGTTTTGCCTATTTTACGGGTGCAAATCTTCAACATGCGATTTTAAAGTGA
- the LOC110888806 gene encoding protein FAR1-RELATED SEQUENCE 5-like, producing the protein MVVGGLCGWFWCRYSCGNGGVALLKRWRWVIRDGGGGVGRWRQVREKAKDWRGFDKDAEVHGVHDVAEHLRNPTSDNHVLLDEQTKERLYILEVASSCVPVRGMEFSSIQQAYVFYQTYAKKAGFSARKGGERHSGGIIKTKYFVCSKEGHKPQAFDDPYSKLSKPYKSRNKPTIRTGCKAQIKLCSTDGVLYNNHSFVCPKYMHLLPAYRHLSETQEEMIWDLGTLNLGPVKAINIMRQRYIGFVNVGVTKDDFDENKRLTGLFWADGLCKCNYAGFGDVISFDASFKTNKYNMVFVPFTGIDNHCRNVTLGVGLLASKSIESYKWLLQSFLDSFGTQPMVVVTDQDRTMKQVIEAAFDKSRHRLCMWHTMKKVVDKTDSIAPETFERELKLIMIEFGLTENKWIDDMFGMRSSWIPAFYRDEPMSGLMRTTSRSESENHFFFQVANSQLTLVEFFNHFDAGMDVQRFNHRKNDHISRNITPDNWSETTLEEDAMKIYTRSIFADQQAELYGTLSECLPMETKIEEPFFKISMKDFKAHGDGLFQEGGGCSCIMQLSQANPLPVVVFVFARPELDHHLASEIDCWLRLVIPPLQGRGIERLILKKITRSIPYK; encoded by the exons atggtggtgggtgggttGTGTGGGTGGTTTTGGTGTAGGTACAGTTGTGGTAATGGTGGGGTTGCACTATTGAAGCGGTGGAGGTGGGTTATacgggatggtggtggtggtgttggcaGGTGGCGGCAGGTGAGAGAGAAGGCAAAGGATTGGAGGGGTTTTGACAAGG ATGCTGAAGTCCATGGCGTTCATGATGTTGCTGAGCATTTGAGGAATCCGACATCAGACAACCACGTTCTATTAGACGAGCAGACCA AGGAAAGATTGTATATTCTTGAGGTAGCTTCATCATGTGTTCCCGTTAGAGGAATGGAATTTAGTTCCATTCAGCAAGCATATGTTTTTTATCAGACAtatgccaagaaggcagggtTCTCTGCTCGAAAAGGAGGTGAACGTCATAGTGGTGGTATTATCAAGACTAAATACTTTGTGTGTTCAAAGGAGGGGCATAAACCACAGGCTTTTGATGATCCTTATTCGAAGTTGTCTAAGCCGTATAAAAGTAGGAACAAACCGACTATTCGAACCGGGTGTAAAGCACAAATTAAGCTTTGTTCGACGGATGGGGTGTTGTATAATAATCATTCATTTGTGTGCCCGAAATATATGCATTTATTACCGGCTTATAGGCATCTTTCCGAAACACAAGAAGAGATGATATGGGACCTTGGTACTTTAAATCTTGGGCCAGTGAAAGCCATCAATATAATGAGACaaagatacataggttttgtgaatgTTGGCGTAACTAAAGACGACT TTGATGAAAATAAGCGATTAACTGGCTTGTTCTGGGCTGATGGTTTGTGCAAATGTAACTATGCTGGGTTTGGAGATGTCATATCGTTTGATGCTTCGTTCAAAACCAACAA GTATAATATGGTTTTTGTACCCTTTACTGGTATTGATAACCACTGTCGGAATGTGACGCTTGGAGTCGGGTTGCTAGCATCTAAAAGCATTGAATCATACAAATGGCTCTTACAATCATTTTTGGACTCATTTGGTACGCAGCCGATGGTGGTCGTCACTGATCAGGACCGGACGATGAAACAAGTTATCGAGGCTGCGTTCGATAAGAGTAGGCACAGGTTATGTATGTGGCACACAATGAAGAAAGTTGTCGATAAG ACTGATTCGATTGCGCCAGAAACGTTTGAGAGAGAATTGAAACTGATAATGATTGAATTCGGTCTAACCGAGAATAAATGGATTGACGATATGTTTGGCATGAGATCTTCGTGGATTCCAGCTTTCTATCGTGATGAGCCTATGTCTGGGCTCATGCGGACCACCTCCAGATCAGAGAGTGaaaaccattttttctttcaGGTGGCGAATTCTCAACTTACCCTTGTTGAGTTTTTTAACCATTTTGATGCTGGAATGGATGTGCAAAGATTCAACCATCGAAAAAATGACCATATTTCTAGAAACATAACCCCAGATAACTGGTCTGAAACTACCTTGGAGGAAGATGCTATGAAAATTTACACTAGGTCCATCTTTGCGGATCAACAGGCAGAGTTATATGGAACACTGTCTGAGTGCCTTCCTATGGAGACTAAAATCGAAGAACCGTTCTTTAAGATTAGTATGAAAGATTTCAAAGCCCACGGTGACG gTTTGTTTCAAGAAGGGGGAGGATGTAGTTGCATCATGCAGTTGTCGCAG GCAAATCCCCTCCCCGTTGTTGTTTTTGTGTTCGCCAGACCGGAACTCGATCATCACCTCGCTAGTGAAATCGACTGCTGGCTGCGATTG GTAATCCCTCCGTTACAAGGTCGGGGAATCGAGAGATTGATTCTTAAAAAGATCACAAGGTCT